In a single window of the Agrobacterium vitis genome:
- the pncB gene encoding nicotinate phosphoribosyltransferase — protein sequence MAKADIARRVYNHAWKLDPIVRSLLDTDFYKLLMLQMIWKLYPDVDVTFTLINRTTTVRIADEIDEAELRAQLDHVRTLGISKKELIWLAGNSFYGRTQIFEPEFLSWLSTIRLPPYELSKRDGQYELTFRGRWMETTLWEIPALAIINELRSRAALKSLGYFTLDVIYARAKAKMWEKVERLKQLPGLRISDFGTRRRHSFLWQRWCVEALKEGIGEAFTGTSNVLLAMDSDLEAVGTNAHELPMVAAALAKTDAELANAPYKVLQDWNTLYNGNLLIVLPDAFGTSAFLRDAPPWVADWTGFRPDSAPPIEGGERIIAWWEKMGRDPRQKLLIFSDGLDVDAIIDTYRHFEGRVRMSFGWGTNLTNDFIGCAPHDIAGLKPISIVCKITEANGRPAVKLSDNPLKATGEPAEVERYLKFFGSEDRVEHAVKV from the coding sequence ATGGCAAAGGCGGATATTGCAAGGCGGGTCTATAACCATGCCTGGAAGCTTGACCCTATCGTGCGCAGCCTGCTCGATACCGATTTCTATAAGCTGTTGATGTTACAGATGATCTGGAAGCTTTATCCAGATGTCGATGTGACGTTCACGCTGATCAACCGTACGACTACGGTGCGAATCGCCGACGAGATTGACGAGGCGGAACTGCGCGCCCAACTCGACCATGTCCGCACGCTTGGTATCAGCAAAAAAGAATTGATTTGGCTGGCGGGCAATAGTTTTTATGGCCGTACCCAGATTTTCGAGCCGGAATTTCTGTCCTGGTTGTCGACAATTCGCCTGCCGCCCTACGAGCTTTCCAAGCGCGATGGCCAATATGAGCTGACCTTCCGCGGGCGATGGATGGAAACCACGCTGTGGGAAATCCCGGCCCTGGCGATTATCAACGAACTGCGTTCGCGGGCTGCGCTGAAATCACTCGGCTATTTTACGCTGGATGTTATCTACGCCCGTGCCAAGGCGAAGATGTGGGAAAAGGTCGAGCGGCTGAAGCAATTGCCGGGCCTGCGGATTTCCGATTTCGGCACCCGCCGTCGCCACAGCTTCCTGTGGCAAAGGTGGTGTGTGGAAGCCCTAAAGGAAGGTATTGGCGAAGCTTTTACCGGCACCAGCAATGTATTGCTGGCTATGGATTCGGATCTGGAAGCGGTCGGCACCAATGCCCATGAATTGCCGATGGTGGCGGCGGCCTTGGCAAAGACCGATGCTGAACTGGCCAATGCGCCCTATAAAGTGCTTCAGGACTGGAACACGCTCTATAACGGCAATCTGCTGATTGTTTTGCCCGATGCCTTCGGCACATCGGCTTTCCTGCGCGATGCGCCGCCCTGGGTGGCGGATTGGACCGGTTTTCGACCTGACAGCGCCCCACCGATCGAAGGCGGCGAGAGGATCATTGCCTGGTGGGAGAAAATGGGCCGCGATCCGCGCCAGAAACTATTGATTTTTTCCGACGGTCTGGATGTGGATGCCATCATCGACACTTACCGTCATTTCGAAGGCCGGGTGCGAATGAGCTTTGGCTGGGGCACCAACCTCACCAATGATTTCATCGGCTGCGCACCCCATGATATTGCCGGGTTAAAGCCGATTTCCATCGTCTGCAAGATCACCGAAGCCAATGGCCGGCCCGCCGTCAAACTCTCCGACAATCCCTTGAAGGCAACTGGAGAACCCGCCGAAGTCGAACGCTACCTGAAATTCTTCGGGTCCGAGGACCGTGTGGAGCATGCTGTAAAGGTATAA